Proteins encoded together in one Panthera uncia isolate 11264 chromosome A2, Puncia_PCG_1.0, whole genome shotgun sequence window:
- the CRYGN gene encoding gamma-crystallin N, whose amino-acid sequence MAQCSGKITFYEGKHFTGRKLEVYGDCDNFQDRGFMNRVNSIRVESGAWVCYDHPDFRGQQFILEHGNYPDFLCWNGHNDHMGSCRPVGMHGENFRMEIFEGCNFTGQCLEFQDDCPFLQSRGWAKNCVNAVKVYGDGAWVLYEEPNYHGRMYLVERGDFRNYSDWEAHSSRVQSVRRVVNFF is encoded by the exons ATGGCGCAGTGCTCCGGCAAG ATCACCTTCTATGAAGGCAAGCACTTCACGGGACGGAAACTCGAGGTCTATGGGGACTGTGACAACTTCCAGGACCGAGGCTTTATGAACCGGGTGAACTCCATCCGCGTGGAGAGTGGAGCCTGGGTCTGCTACGATCACCCCGACTTCCGGGGCCAACAGTTCATCCTGGAGCACGGCAACTACCCTGACTTCCTGTGCTGGAATGGCCACAACGACCACATGGGGTCCTGCCGGCCCGTGGGGATG CATGGGGAGAATTTCCGCATGGAGATCTTCGAGGGTTGCAACTTCACCGGCCAGTGCCTGGAGTTTCAGGACGACTGTCCCTTCCTGCAGAGCCGGGGCTGGGCCAAGAACTGTGTCAACGCCGTCAAGGTGTATGGGGACGGCGC GTGGGTCCTGTACGAGGAGCCCAACTACCACGGCCGCATGTACCTGGTGGAGCGGGGTGACTTCCGCAACTACTCGGACTGGGAGGCCCACAGCTCTCGCGTCCAGTCGGTCCGCAGGGTGGTCAACTTCTTCTAG